In the genome of Chloroflexota bacterium, the window CCCTTCAAGCGAACGGCCAATTGCCCAGGCTCGTCCAGGCGGATCTGCAGCCCGTCGATGGCTTCGCGCACATCGGCATAAGCGGCATGAATATTCTTACGCAATTCATGAATCTCATCTTTTGCGCTGGCGTTCTGGTTGGCTATAATCATCTGCTCAATTTGCTCGGCTTGCAGATTCAGAAACCCCAGGGTTTGGGCCAGTCCATCGTGGAATTCGCGCGAGAGACGGTGGCGCTCTTTGAGCGCCGCCATTTGTCCGAGCTGGTTGTAAAGCTGTGTGTTGCGGATCGCCAGCGCGATCTGGTGGGCAATGGTAGCCAGCAATTCGGTATGGTGCTGGTTGAGGGTTTTGGGCTGCGAACTGCCCAGGAAGAGCGCTCCGAGAATTTTCCCATCTGTAATTAACGGCGCTGCGGCGGCAGAGCGGAAGGTCGAATTTCCGTTAATATCGGCTTGGATGATGGGTGTGGTGGCATCGAAGGCGCGCTGCGCCATGTGCGCGCCCAGCGCGAAGCGTTCATCGGTGATGGTGTCGCCCAGATTTAGTTGGGCATGGCATACCCATGTTTGGGTATCTTCTTCGTAGATGAAAACGCCCCCTGCTTGTGCATCCCACCCGGAAATGGCAATATTAAGCACCTGGCTGGAGAGTTCAGCAATTGCTGCAGGGTTGTGGGTTGTGGGGATCGTCGCGTTTCGGTGGATATCTTCCTGGTTTCGCGATTGTTGTCCCTCCAGCGCGCCTGAAATCACCGCGCTGAAGATATTAAGTAACCGAATATGTTCATCGGTGGGGGTATTCGTTTCGGGATAGTAGGCTGTAATAATGCTGGAGCGTTTTTTCTCGAGGGTAATTGGCAGGCAAACCAGCGAGGTGATGCCATCTTGCTCCGCCAGGGGTTGCAAGCCCTCAAAGAGCGGGCAATCCTGCTTGATATGGGCGTGCAGCGTATTGCAATTTCGGCAGCGCTCTGAGTCGATGCCGGCATCCATGCGCTGGCGCAGAGCACC includes:
- a CDS encoding GAF domain-containing protein, with the translated sequence MSIQNYLKRFRHLWEGELYIQLRRFRWMAFPGVFLLATIHSLLVRSIARPVSGIWQPWIEILVYSVTGSLTAWIGLSWIANAAAQRAKTEYQLQGAFEALEQRHQQLLRLNHIGEQIAAADSQHTILELATRAPLQLTKAQASTVVSFDQYKRLNLDMAWGLSDKYLGALRQRMDAGIDSERCRNCNTLHAHIKQDCPLFEGLQPLAEQDGITSLVCLPITLEKKRSSIITAYYPETNTPTDEHIRLLNIFSAVISGALEGQQSRNQEDIHRNATIPTTHNPAAIAELSSQVLNIAISGWDAQAGGVFIYEEDTQTWVCHAQLNLGDTITDERFALGAHMAQRAFDATTPIIQADINGNSTFRSAAAAPLITDGKILGALFLGSSQPKTLNQHHTELLATIAHQIALAIRNTQLYNQLGQMAALKERHRLSREFHDGLAQTLGFLNLQAEQIEQMIIANQNASAKDEIHELRKNIHAAYADVREAIDGLQIRLDEPGQLAVRLKGYTDEFTRQTGITTEFTTKPEDLTTKPEYAIQLLRIAQESLTNIRKHAHANRATVSLGAVENQIVLVITDDGMGFPTTGPGERLYRSYGLTMMRERAEGIGGSFSVATSPGQGTRITVSVPIETL